The Bacteroidota bacterium genome segment AGAAGAGATGATGAATGTCGCCAAACAAAAGATGGATGCCAAAGATTACTCGGGAGCCTATGACGAGTATGACCAGATCCTACAAAAAAGGAACTCTTACAAGGCTGCCCTCTACGGGAAAATCAATGCCTTATACTCCATGAAAAAAATAAAGGAAGCCTTGGAATTAACTGATAAATCAATAGATTCCAATCCTACCAATGCCGAATTGTATTTTATGAGAGGGCTGTTATATAACGCCCGCGAGAAGTACGAAAAAGCCATTGATGATTTTAATAAGTGTTACTCTATAGATTCAACAGTACATACCTTTGATGTGTATCTAAACCGGGGGGTAGCCCAGTTGAATTTGCCTGAATGGGAGTTGGCCCTGCATGATTTTAATGAGGCAGTCAGGCTGGAACCCGATAATGCCAGTGCCTACCATAGCCGGGGTTTAGTGAATTACAACCTGGGCAATTTCCAGGATGCCGTGAATGATTTTGATAAATCCCTGGAGTTGAATGCAGACAATAATGTTACCTATTATAATCTGGGGATGACTTATTTCAGAATGGATAAAATTGAAAATGCCTGTATCAATTTCCATAAGGCTTGTTCTATGGGTAATGACAATGCTTGTAAGATGGTAATTATGCAGTGTGAAGGGAAACATTGAGGCATTCATTTAGAAATAATTGAAAGAAATAATTTTTTTTCTTTATGTCTTTTGTCAGGTAACTTAATGTAATTATTTGATTGATAGTTGTCTATGTAAATATCAACAATAAAATCAAATCCTGTGAATAAATTTATATAAAACACTATTTATTGGTTTTAATTTTTTTTAATATTGTACCCCGAAAAAATAAGGGGTTTAGGGGCAAAACTGAAGGTGGAAAAAATCGATAAGAGTGAAGCCCTGCATAGGATGTGGAAGTTTTTGTCCTGTGTGAAAAAAAATGAAGTCAGATGTAGATTTTTTATATTATTTGCATAAATTTAGATAAAAAGTTTGCAGGCAAAAAAATTGAATGAATTAATTGGAAAACAAAAATATAAGTCTTAATTTTTCTTTGTTAAAGGTTGGAAATAAGAGAATAATTGTTGCTGTGGTTTTCGTTCCATGGTGTTGAAATAGTGACAATAATAACAATGATCAATATTGTTCGTTTTGTCGAAAAATAATTTAGTTATTAACCAATTTAATTTTTTATGTACTTTGATGATGACTCAAATTTTAAAGCAAAAGTCTTTTCCTGACGGAATGGACTTCGGAGGGGTTCTTTTTGGAAATAGAATTCCTCAGGATTACTTCGAAACCAAAGGAATTGGCCAAAGTGACATTGCTATTCATGCAGGATCTTATCATCTTGCACTCAAAGCGGCTGGTATTGAGATGTACAATATCATCACTTATTCCTCCATTCTACCGGGAATCGCAAAAAGGGTGGAAAAACCTACCAATAAAGTACACGGTGCCGTAATGGAATCAATTATGTCCGTGTGTCACGCGCAAAAAGGCGAAAGAGCATCTGCGGGAATTATTTATGGATGGTTGTACGACAAACAAACCAACGACAAATTTGGGGGCTTGGTCTGTGAACATTATGGAAATTGTCCAGAAGAAGAAATTCAACAACGCCTGAATGCCAGCTTAAACGAGCTTTATGTTAATGGCTTTTCTGAAAAGTACAATTTATTAGATATTCATACAATTACTGAAAGTTTTGTTCCTGAAAAAAACTATGGAACGGCTTTGGTAGCTTTATGCTTTACATCTTATTATTACCCGATTATTAGTTCTTACGACAAAAGCGGAGTAAATTATCTTAATAACTAGGGTTGAGATTTAGGGTGCAAATTAAAATTTCATTTCATGTCAAGTTATGGTTATTTCCCTGAAGAGTACACTGAGTTAGAAACAGCAAAAATAGTTGTACTTCCTGTGCCTTATGATGAGACCAGCACATGGGGAAAAGGTGCAGATAAAGGACCTGAAGCTTTATTTGATGCTTCGAGGGTGATGGAACTTTATGATATTGAGACCGATAGCGAGGTGTATCGGCAGGGGATTTATACAGCCCCTCCTGTTACTGAAAAAAGAACTCCTGAGGGTATGACCGATGCTGTTCAAAAAGCATCGGCCCAATATCTGGATAAGAATAAGTTTTTGGTTACGGTGGGTGGCGAACACTCTGTTACGGTGGGCGTTGTTCGTGCTCATGCTGCCAAGTATAAGAATTTAAGCGTTCTTCAATTTGATGCTCATTCAGATCTTCGGGATGTCTACCGGGGCAGCAATTATAACCACGCCTGTGTTATGGCCAGGGTTAGAGAAGTTTGTCCTGTATATGTCCAGGTGGGTATCAGAAGTCAGGATAAGAGTGAATTAAAATACGTTCATCCCGATCGCATTTTTTATGCAAAATATATTTACGACCGGAAAGATTGGATGCAAAAAGCAGTAGATCAACTCACGGATAATGTTTATATCACGATTGATTTAGATGCTTTTGATCCGGGTTATCTGCCTTCTACCGGCACTCCTGAACCGGGTGGAATGAACTGGAATCAAATCTTCGAATTGTTGGCCATGGTGGTCGAACAAAAAAATGTCGTGGGATTTGATGTGGTTGAACTTTGTCCAAGAGATTGCGACAGGGCTTCAAATTTTTTAGCCGCAAAATTAATTTATAAATTATTAAGTTATCGATTTAAAAAAAGCTGAAATTAAATTATTTGAAATGGGGAAAAAAGAGATTCTTAGTGAAACTATTAAACATGTTGATTTTACGTCCTTCGATTCAACTCCGATAGTTGATGCGATGCGTGAC includes the following:
- a CDS encoding tetratricopeptide repeat protein, with product EEMMNVAKQKMDAKDYSGAYDEYDQILQKRNSYKAALYGKINALYSMKKIKEALELTDKSIDSNPTNAELYFMRGLLYNAREKYEKAIDDFNKCYSIDSTVHTFDVYLNRGVAQLNLPEWELALHDFNEAVRLEPDNASAYHSRGLVNYNLGNFQDAVNDFDKSLELNADNNVTYYNLGMTYFRMDKIENACINFHKACSMGNDNACKMVIMQCEGKH
- a CDS encoding pyruvoyl-dependent arginine decarboxylase codes for the protein MSKNNLVINQFNFLCTLMMTQILKQKSFPDGMDFGGVLFGNRIPQDYFETKGIGQSDIAIHAGSYHLALKAAGIEMYNIITYSSILPGIAKRVEKPTNKVHGAVMESIMSVCHAQKGERASAGIIYGWLYDKQTNDKFGGLVCEHYGNCPEEEIQQRLNASLNELYVNGFSEKYNLLDIHTITESFVPEKNYGTALVALCFTSYYYPIISSYDKSGVNYLNN
- the speB gene encoding agmatinase produces the protein MSSYGYFPEEYTELETAKIVVLPVPYDETSTWGKGADKGPEALFDASRVMELYDIETDSEVYRQGIYTAPPVTEKRTPEGMTDAVQKASAQYLDKNKFLVTVGGEHSVTVGVVRAHAAKYKNLSVLQFDAHSDLRDVYRGSNYNHACVMARVREVCPVYVQVGIRSQDKSELKYVHPDRIFYAKYIYDRKDWMQKAVDQLTDNVYITIDLDAFDPGYLPSTGTPEPGGMNWNQIFELLAMVVEQKNVVGFDVVELCPRDCDRASNFLAAKLIYKLLSYRFKKS